From a single Shewanella denitrificans OS217 genomic region:
- the rnm gene encoding RNase RNM yields MITETLLADLHSHTTASDGQLSPTDLVARALDKGVQMFAITDHDTLAGLDEAHQFNNSQAQPLKLIDGVEISTRWNSFDIHIVGLNVDRGNSVLADFLAHQRELREIRAMEIGERLAKAGIEGAYEGAKALAGDAALSRGHYARWMAENGHAVDMPSVFKRYLARGKTGYVPNNWGDMASAIEIIHQAGGLAVLAHPSGYKLSAKWLKRLVREYKEAGGDAMEVVLGQQTLDDRNNLIALSHQNQLLGSIGSDFHFPSNWIELGKNLFQPQGVDWVWQSQSWVNRV; encoded by the coding sequence ATGATAACAGAGACTCTCTTGGCCGATCTTCACAGCCACACCACAGCTTCCGATGGCCAGCTCAGCCCCACTGACTTGGTCGCACGCGCCCTAGATAAAGGGGTGCAGATGTTTGCCATTACCGATCACGATACCTTGGCAGGCTTAGATGAAGCGCACCAATTTAATAACAGTCAGGCACAGCCACTTAAACTTATTGACGGGGTAGAGATTTCTACTCGTTGGAACAGTTTTGATATCCATATTGTGGGACTCAATGTGGACAGGGGGAATTCAGTGTTGGCGGATTTTTTAGCCCATCAACGTGAGCTGCGTGAAATCCGCGCCATGGAAATCGGCGAGCGCCTTGCCAAAGCCGGTATTGAAGGCGCCTACGAAGGGGCCAAAGCCTTAGCGGGGGATGCGGCTCTGAGCCGTGGTCACTATGCTCGCTGGATGGCCGAAAACGGCCATGCAGTCGATATGCCCAGTGTATTTAAGCGCTATTTAGCCCGTGGCAAAACAGGTTATGTGCCTAATAATTGGGGTGATATGGCAAGCGCCATCGAGATTATCCATCAAGCGGGTGGGCTTGCTGTGCTGGCTCATCCTAGCGGCTACAAGTTATCGGCAAAGTGGCTTAAGCGCTTAGTGCGCGAATACAAGGAAGCGGGTGGCGATGCCATGGAAGTGGTCCTCGGGCAACAAACCTTAGATGACCGTAATAATCTCATTGCTTTAAGCCATCAAAATCAATTACTCGGCTCTATCGGCAGTGATTTTCACTTCCCTAGCAATTGGATAGAGCTTGGCAAAAATTTATTCCAGCCCCAAGGCGTTGACTGGGTCTGGCAATCACAATCTTGGGTAAACAGAGTATGA
- a CDS encoding anthranilate synthase component 1 produces MTAPTSTQRASTASIAKVSTQKRRLTYHADPLSLYHSITQDLPHTLLLESAEVTSKQNLKSIIMTHAAMMIRCDAYQITFSALTPNGASLLAPIAAFFSHAKPTQDEQHLVVQLCKSAELQDEDARLKATSPLDGLRLLVNAIKTDKAPEFEDLFLGGVLAYDLIDTVEPLPPVPNASNDCPDYLFYLAETLILADHQTEQSELITHLFNPNLIDADNDASRDENNDKAIDNSSYMRVLSERAAMLTQACQQPLMTPALKPLDAQERVNISDEQFKKTVVDLKEHIVAGDIFQVVPSRSFSLPCPNTLGAYRALRLTNPSPYMFYFRGPDFTLFGASPESALKYQASNNQVEVYPIAGTRKRGKNALGEIDFDLDSRIELELRLDKKELSEHLMLVDLARNDIARISQSGSRKVPELLKVDRYSHVMHLVSRVTGQLRTDLDALHAYQACMNMGTLVGAPKVRASQLVREAEKARRGSYGGAVGYLNALGDMDTCIVIRSAFVKDGVAHIQAGAGVVFDSDPQAEADETRQKAQAVISAIKLGGAL; encoded by the coding sequence ATGACAGCACCAACTTCAACCCAGAGGGCATCGACGGCTAGCATAGCCAAGGTCAGCACTCAAAAACGGCGCCTGACTTACCATGCCGACCCCTTAAGTTTGTATCACAGCATCACTCAAGACTTGCCCCATACCTTGTTACTCGAATCGGCCGAAGTCACCAGTAAGCAGAACCTTAAAAGCATCATCATGACCCACGCGGCGATGATGATCCGCTGCGATGCATACCAAATTACCTTTAGCGCACTGACCCCTAATGGTGCTAGCCTGCTTGCACCCATTGCGGCATTTTTTAGCCATGCCAAGCCAACACAAGATGAACAACACTTAGTGGTACAGCTTTGTAAGAGCGCTGAGCTGCAAGACGAGGATGCGCGCCTTAAGGCCACCTCACCGCTGGATGGACTGCGCTTATTGGTTAATGCCATCAAGACAGACAAGGCGCCCGAATTTGAAGACTTATTTTTAGGCGGGGTGTTAGCTTACGATCTAATCGATACCGTAGAGCCACTGCCCCCAGTGCCTAATGCCAGTAACGATTGCCCAGATTACCTTTTTTACCTCGCTGAAACCTTAATCCTTGCGGATCACCAAACTGAGCAATCTGAGCTTATCACCCATCTTTTTAATCCCAATCTCATTGATGCAGATAATGATGCTAGTCGTGATGAAAATAATGATAAAGCTATTGATAACTCAAGCTATATGCGGGTACTCAGTGAACGCGCAGCAATGCTGACCCAAGCCTGTCAACAGCCACTAATGACCCCAGCACTTAAGCCGTTAGATGCACAGGAGCGGGTTAATATCAGTGATGAACAATTCAAAAAAACTGTCGTGGATTTAAAAGAGCACATAGTGGCCGGCGATATTTTTCAAGTGGTGCCATCAAGAAGCTTTAGCTTGCCTTGCCCCAATACCTTGGGCGCGTATCGTGCATTAAGGCTCACCAACCCTAGCCCCTATATGTTTTATTTCAGAGGCCCGGATTTCACCTTATTTGGCGCATCTCCTGAGTCTGCCCTTAAATATCAGGCCAGTAACAACCAAGTAGAAGTTTACCCCATAGCGGGTACCCGTAAGCGCGGTAAAAATGCCTTAGGTGAAATCGATTTTGACTTGGACAGCCGCATCGAACTTGAGCTGCGCCTCGATAAAAAAGAGCTGTCGGAGCATTTGATGTTAGTGGATTTAGCCCGCAATGATATCGCCCGCATCAGCCAAAGCGGCAGCCGAAAAGTGCCAGAATTGCTTAAGGTTGACCGTTATTCCCACGTGATGCACTTAGTGAGCCGAGTCACGGGTCAATTAAGGACAGATCTTGACGCCTTGCACGCCTATCAAGCCTGCATGAATATGGGCACCTTAGTGGGCGCACCAAAAGTGCGTGCCTCACAATTGGTGCGTGAGGCTGAAAAAGCCCGCCGCGGCAGTTATGGCGGCGCAGTAGGTTACTTAAATGCCCTAGGGGACATGGATACCTGCATCGTTATTCGATCGGCCTTTGTTAAAGATGGCGTGGCCCACATTCAAGCAGGCGCAGGGGTGGTATTTGATTCAGACCCTCAAGCCGAAGCCGATGAAACCCGTCAAAAAGCCCAAGCCGTTATCTCGGCGATTAAATTGGGAGGTGCACTATGA
- the scpB gene encoding SMC-Scp complex subunit ScpB — protein sequence MQINTTQLKQLIEASLFVLAKPMTIKALKETVLADFDVSRKRIQEVIDELQQDYQERGVQLVKVASGYRFQTQELLSPYLQPLWQEKAPKYSRATLETLAVIAYRQPVTRGDIEQIRGVAVSSHIIKNLADRHWIKSVGHKDVPGRPALYATTNDFLAYFGLTKLADLPQLSDVESLQAMFEKAQTHDSEQGDDQTQALRFQ from the coding sequence ATGCAAATAAACACCACACAGTTGAAGCAATTGATAGAGGCAAGCCTGTTTGTATTGGCAAAGCCTATGACAATCAAAGCATTGAAAGAGACTGTCTTGGCGGATTTTGATGTGTCTCGTAAACGTATTCAAGAGGTGATTGATGAGCTGCAACAAGATTATCAAGAACGCGGAGTACAGCTAGTAAAAGTGGCCAGTGGTTATCGGTTTCAAACCCAAGAATTACTTAGCCCTTATTTACAGCCATTATGGCAAGAAAAGGCGCCTAAGTATTCACGGGCAACCCTGGAAACCTTAGCCGTCATCGCCTATCGTCAACCTGTGACGCGAGGCGATATAGAGCAGATCCGCGGTGTGGCTGTGAGTAGCCACATTATAAAGAATTTGGCTGATAGACATTGGATTAAAAGCGTGGGCCATAAAGATGTGCCAGGGCGACCCGCCCTTTACGCCACCACCAATGATTTTTTAGCTTATTTTGGCTTAACTAAACTTGCGGATCTTCCGCAGTTATCCGATGTTGAGTCACTACAGGCCATGTTTGAGAAAGCCCAAACCCACGACAGTGAGCAAGGTGATGATCAAACACAGGCTTTACGGTTTCAATAG
- a CDS encoding segregation and condensation protein A: MLGTQQSLPLVLVRGQVLDTMPTDLFIPPEALEVFLETFEGPLDLLLYLIRKQKLEVVDLAIAQITSQYLAYIEVLTEARIELAADYLVMAATLAEIKSRLLLPQMVNSEDEEYDPRLMLLRQLKAYEVIKQAAVDIDALPRLERDLFQASAAPAPGIIPMLVPPDVSLLDIASAFAQVLKRVDAFEEHHVKRELLSTRERMSQILALLQGQLFVPFEQLFDVSEGRAGVVVSFLALMELAKEWLVEIVQTEPLATIYVKAS, encoded by the coding sequence ATGCTAGGCACGCAACAAAGTTTGCCATTAGTGCTAGTGCGTGGCCAAGTGTTAGACACTATGCCAACGGACTTGTTCATTCCGCCGGAGGCTCTTGAAGTCTTTTTAGAGACGTTCGAAGGGCCGCTGGATCTGTTGTTATACCTAATTCGTAAGCAAAAGCTTGAAGTGGTCGACTTAGCCATAGCGCAAATAACCAGCCAATATTTAGCGTATATTGAAGTGCTTACCGAGGCCCGTATCGAGCTTGCCGCCGATTACTTAGTGATGGCGGCGACCTTAGCTGAAATTAAATCTCGTTTGCTATTACCGCAAATGGTGAATAGTGAGGATGAAGAATACGATCCAAGATTGATGCTGCTGCGCCAATTAAAGGCCTATGAAGTCATCAAGCAGGCCGCAGTGGACATCGATGCCTTGCCTCGGCTTGAGCGAGATTTGTTTCAAGCCAGTGCAGCACCCGCGCCCGGGATTATTCCGATGTTAGTGCCGCCAGATGTGAGTTTATTAGACATTGCCAGTGCGTTTGCCCAGGTATTAAAGCGGGTGGATGCCTTTGAAGAGCATCATGTTAAGCGAGAATTACTCTCCACCCGAGAGCGCATGAGCCAGATTTTAGCTTTGCTGCAAGGCCAATTATTCGTGCCCTTCGAGCAATTATTTGATGTGAGTGAAGGCCGTGCTGGTGTGGTGGTCAGCTTTTTGGCCTTAATGGAGTTGGCAAAAGAGTGGCTGGTGGAAATTGTCCAGACCGAGCCCTTGGCGACTATTTATGTTAAAGCCAGTTAG
- a CDS encoding DUF6531 domain-containing protein → MKFYKILLISLASLLCSTVLANDKYCSFSGKYYCALRVSDPATNTEYCVKGSGDNSLVQDGPKVIIPGINTFLGNYVAPGSGFVPGDWLPIHSSLPWKDQLQGVSMRHTFSRKWTNPAYHPPSLPQTASYVYEYDCLPCIAPYSFDPQVKNCTKYCPPSKPLLNLETGQCEGEGPKQCEMTAGNPVVISTGEKVQQELPDFVGNKQFPLNFNRNYRSYRAPEANPQFSIQFNPLPATSFSNWKRYLQPVGYTGVASKYSHLIAKPWREYTEEDGSVRYQPPVSGHRQWRHSYDYRMYITGNRAILHRPTGTDLQFTKSGADYLSSQATGKRILQVIKDNVQTGWLYEFSGGLKELYDLNGKLIQLQKTESLYQTLAYNQIGQLVSVAHSFGGSIVLSYNQDGQLTRLSSELDGAHVNYSYDPVGNLIKVERQLESVPGTFITTETRQYHFEDSRYPYALTGITNEQGNRYVNWEYDNMGRVIENVKGDNQQLVSFNYNGELSTTVTNPLGKRTTYNFSNSTGDKRFTFIEGEASNNCMAANKSYSYYTTGTSKGLVHKQTNWKGVTTLFAYNPRGLEITRYDSFGTPEQKLTTTEWHATHPWPIKITAGNEVKEYRYDESGNVVLQRRQNK, encoded by the coding sequence ATGAAATTTTATAAAATACTACTGATCAGTTTGGCGAGCTTGCTGTGTTCTACAGTATTAGCTAATGATAAATATTGTTCATTCTCTGGCAAATACTACTGCGCACTTAGGGTAAGCGATCCCGCAACTAACACAGAGTACTGTGTGAAAGGAAGTGGAGATAATTCATTAGTTCAAGATGGCCCCAAGGTAATCATTCCTGGGATCAATACTTTTTTAGGGAATTATGTTGCACCAGGTTCTGGTTTTGTACCTGGAGATTGGTTACCTATTCATTCAAGTCTACCCTGGAAAGATCAACTCCAAGGGGTAAGTATGCGTCACACATTTTCTCGAAAATGGACTAACCCAGCTTACCATCCACCAAGTCTTCCACAAACTGCTTCATATGTGTACGAGTATGATTGCTTACCATGCATTGCGCCTTATTCTTTTGACCCTCAAGTTAAAAACTGCACTAAGTATTGCCCACCGTCAAAGCCATTACTAAACCTTGAAACAGGCCAATGTGAAGGAGAAGGGCCTAAACAGTGTGAGATGACAGCGGGGAATCCAGTTGTCATCTCAACAGGAGAGAAAGTACAGCAAGAATTGCCTGATTTTGTAGGTAATAAACAGTTCCCATTAAACTTTAATAGGAACTATCGCAGCTATAGAGCCCCTGAAGCTAATCCACAATTCAGTATCCAATTTAATCCACTTCCAGCCACATCATTTAGCAATTGGAAACGTTATCTGCAGCCAGTGGGATACACAGGGGTGGCGAGTAAATATAGTCACCTTATTGCGAAACCTTGGCGTGAATATACTGAAGAGGATGGCAGTGTGCGATATCAACCACCTGTAAGTGGCCATAGACAGTGGCGACACAGTTATGATTATCGCATGTATATCACAGGCAATAGGGCCATTTTACATCGCCCTACGGGAACCGACCTTCAATTTACTAAATCAGGGGCAGACTACCTGTCCTCACAGGCAACTGGTAAACGTATTTTGCAAGTGATTAAAGACAATGTACAAACGGGCTGGCTTTATGAGTTTAGCGGTGGGCTAAAAGAGCTATATGATTTGAACGGAAAATTGATTCAACTTCAGAAAACAGAATCGCTTTATCAGACACTTGCATATAACCAAATTGGTCAACTTGTATCGGTAGCTCACAGCTTTGGGGGCAGTATAGTACTTAGCTATAATCAGGATGGCCAGCTAACTAGATTATCATCAGAACTGGATGGGGCTCACGTTAACTATAGCTATGATCCCGTTGGTAATCTTATCAAGGTTGAACGGCAGCTAGAGAGCGTGCCAGGTACTTTTATTACGACAGAAACTCGACAATATCATTTTGAAGACAGCCGTTATCCGTATGCGTTAACGGGTATCACCAATGAACAGGGCAATCGTTATGTTAACTGGGAATATGACAACATGGGCCGAGTTATCGAAAATGTAAAAGGCGATAATCAGCAACTTGTTAGTTTTAATTATAATGGCGAACTCAGTACAACGGTGACAAACCCTTTAGGGAAAAGGACCACCTATAACTTTAGTAACAGCACTGGGGATAAACGTTTTACTTTCATCGAAGGTGAAGCATCGAATAACTGCATGGCTGCAAATAAAAGTTATAGCTATTACACGACTGGAACTTCGAAGGGACTAGTTCACAAGCAAACGAATTGGAAAGGTGTAACAACTTTATTTGCTTATAATCCCAGAGGTTTGGAGATTACACGTTATGACTCCTTTGGCACTCCTGAGCAGAAGTTAACCACCACTGAGTGGCATGCAACTCATCCATGGCCGATAAAAATAACAGCAGGCAATGAAGTGAAAGAATACCGATACGATGAGAGCGGGAATGTCGTTTTACAAAGAAGACAAAATAAATGA
- a CDS encoding aminodeoxychorismate/anthranilate synthase component II, with protein MSTLIAASTLTAASSFSTSATTQKQATKLYLLDNFDSFTYNLVDQFRSLGFEVVIYRNDVNPQYLADKLLNEAGNAALVLSPGPGAPVDAGCMMSLIRLVAGKVPMLGICLGHQAMVEYYGGKVERAPFVVHGKASPTFHSGQGIFANLPTPLPVARYHSLVATNVPDCLQVIATTDEMPMAILHPEHKAVGFQFHPESILTTLGSQLLTQTLDYLTQANEPLAQTKVTSAQSSQGGQPC; from the coding sequence ATGAGTACATTAATAGCAGCGAGTACATTAACAGCGGCGAGCTCATTTTCAACATCAGCGACCACGCAAAAACAAGCCACCAAGTTGTACCTGTTGGATAACTTTGATTCGTTCACCTACAACTTGGTTGACCAATTTAGAAGCCTAGGCTTTGAAGTGGTGATATATCGCAACGATGTTAATCCTCAATACCTCGCCGATAAATTGTTAAATGAAGCAGGCAATGCCGCCTTAGTATTATCACCAGGCCCAGGTGCACCCGTTGATGCCGGCTGCATGATGAGCCTAATTCGTCTGGTGGCAGGCAAAGTGCCTATGCTGGGCATTTGTTTGGGCCATCAAGCCATGGTGGAATATTATGGCGGCAAGGTAGAGCGCGCCCCTTTTGTGGTGCACGGCAAAGCCAGCCCCACCTTTCATAGCGGCCAAGGTATCTTTGCTAACTTGCCCACACCGCTGCCTGTGGCGCGCTATCACAGCCTAGTGGCAACAAACGTGCCCGATTGCTTACAGGTTATCGCCACAACCGACGAAATGCCCATGGCTATCTTGCACCCTGAGCACAAAGCGGTGGGGTTTCAGTTTCATCCAGAATCCATACTCACGACTCTGGGCAGCCAATTGCTGACCCAAACCCTGGACTATTTAACCCAAGCAAATGAGCCACTGGCTCAAACTAAAGTAACCAGTGCTCAAAGCTCACAAGGAGGCCAGCCATGTTAA
- the trpD gene encoding anthranilate phosphoribosyltransferase — translation MLTQVSATQADSNQASQASQALLDTLYQGHALTRSQSETLFASIVAGDMDPVAMAGMLVALKMRGETTAEITGAADALRSAAKPFPRSADSISTGVLDIVGTGGDGFNTINISTTAAFVAAAAGAKVAKHGNRGVSSKSGSSDLLTHCGIGLTMSPKAASACLDTLGLSFLFAPHYHEGVRHAVPVRQALKTRTIFNILGPLINPAKPEFMLLGVYSPKLLAPIVNVLNALGVKRAMVVYGSGLDEVALHGDTQVAELNNGDIRFYHLTPEELGVERADLNLLTGGEPSDNALITKAILQGKGEAAQRDAVAINAGCALYISGISDSVQAGTKLALATLKTGKAFDVLTQLAEASQTEAQG, via the coding sequence ATGTTAACTCAAGTAAGCGCGACTCAAGCTGACAGCAATCAAGCGAGTCAAGCGAGTCAAGCACTTCTGGATACCTTGTATCAAGGCCATGCCCTCACCCGCAGCCAAAGTGAAACCTTATTTGCCAGCATAGTGGCCGGGGACATGGATCCTGTCGCTATGGCAGGCATGTTAGTGGCCCTTAAGATGCGCGGCGAAACCACAGCCGAAATCACCGGCGCCGCCGATGCCCTACGTTCTGCCGCCAAGCCTTTTCCAAGAAGCGCCGACTCAATTAGCACAGGCGTGCTGGATATTGTCGGCACGGGTGGCGATGGCTTTAACACCATAAATATCTCAACCACGGCAGCCTTTGTTGCGGCAGCTGCTGGGGCAAAAGTGGCCAAACATGGCAATAGAGGGGTGTCGAGCAAATCTGGCTCATCCGATTTATTGACCCACTGCGGCATAGGTCTCACCATGAGTCCAAAAGCCGCCAGCGCCTGCTTAGATACCCTGGGGTTAAGCTTTTTGTTCGCCCCCCATTACCACGAAGGGGTACGCCATGCCGTGCCTGTGCGCCAAGCACTAAAAACCCGCACGATTTTTAATATCCTAGGGCCACTCATTAACCCTGCAAAGCCTGAATTTATGTTACTTGGGGTCTACTCGCCTAAGCTACTTGCCCCTATCGTTAATGTGCTTAACGCCCTTGGGGTCAAGCGCGCCATGGTGGTTTATGGCAGCGGCCTAGATGAGGTGGCGCTCCACGGTGATACCCAAGTAGCCGAGCTAAATAATGGCGACATTCGCTTCTATCATTTAACCCCAGAAGAATTAGGGGTTGAGCGCGCCGACTTAAATTTACTCACAGGCGGCGAGCCCAGTGACAATGCGCTGATCACAAAGGCTATTTTACAAGGTAAAGGAGAAGCCGCTCAGCGTGATGCTGTGGCGATAAATGCAGGCTGCGCCCTGTATATTAGCGGCATCAGTGATTCCGTTCAGGCGGGGACTAAGCTTGCGTTAGCCACACTTAAAACCGGTAAAGCCTTTGATGTATTAACCCAACTTGCCGAAGCCAGCCAAACAGAGGCGCAGGGATAA
- a CDS encoding L-threonylcarbamoyladenylate synthase — protein MSQFFYIHDENPQARLISQAVAILKKGGVIVYPTDSGYALGCMIGEKDAMTRMVRIRKIENDHNFSLMCRDLSELANFAKVDNQAYRLLKSSTPGPYTFIFKATKEVPKRLQCEKKKTIGIRVPDNLIAQALLTALDAPMMSTSLVMPDELFAESDPEHIRDILEHQVDAIVHGGYLPEKQTTVIDMSEDTIDVLRHGAGDTSAFE, from the coding sequence ATGAGTCAATTTTTTTATATTCATGATGAAAATCCACAGGCAAGGCTTATCAGCCAAGCCGTTGCTATTCTCAAAAAAGGGGGCGTTATCGTCTATCCTACAGATTCAGGCTACGCCTTGGGCTGTATGATAGGGGAAAAAGATGCCATGACCCGCATGGTGCGTATTCGTAAAATTGAGAACGATCATAATTTCTCCTTGATGTGCCGTGATTTATCCGAGCTTGCCAACTTCGCCAAGGTGGATAATCAGGCTTATCGACTGCTCAAAAGCAGCACCCCAGGTCCTTATACCTTTATTTTCAAGGCCACCAAGGAAGTGCCAAAGCGCTTACAGTGTGAAAAGAAGAAGACCATAGGTATTCGGGTGCCGGACAACTTGATTGCCCAAGCGCTCCTCACCGCTTTAGATGCGCCTATGATGTCGACCAGCTTAGTGATGCCTGATGAGTTGTTTGCTGAGTCTGATCCTGAGCACATTCGCGATATTCTTGAGCACCAAGTGGATGCCATTGTTCATGGCGGTTATTTGCCTGAGAAACAAACCACAGTGATAGACATGTCTGAAGACACCATAGACGTGCTTCGCCATGGTGCCGGCGACACTAGCGCATTTGAATAG